In one window of Primulina tabacum isolate GXHZ01 chromosome 8, ASM2559414v2, whole genome shotgun sequence DNA:
- the LOC142553754 gene encoding zinc finger A20 and AN1 domain-containing stress-associated protein 5-like gives MAQKTEKEDAEFKVVPETIVLCAKCGVAYNSAAGNSCQKCFGTSSAVAPVKSPVVERLINHVSEEKSFRSTSSLKFPPETDSNPAERSRAPKGEASAEYRPPPVKREVNRCSGCRMKVGLTGFRCRCGELFCANHRYSDRHDCSYDYKASGREAIARENPVVKAPKIVKI, from the coding sequence ATGGCGCAAAAAACCGAGAAGGAAGATGCTGAATTCAAGGTCGTACCTGAAACAATCGTTTTATGCGCGAAATGCGGTGTCGCTTATAACTCCGCCGCCGGTAATTCGTGCCAGAAATGTTTCGGCACCAGCTCCGCAGTCGCGCCTGTGAAGTCACCGGTTGTAGAGAGGCTGATCAATCACGTATCCGAAGAGAAATCATTCAGATCTACCTCTTCTTTAAAGTTTCCACCGGAGACGGATTCCAATCCGGCGGAGAGGAGCAGAGCTCCGAAGGGAGAGGCGTCGGCGGAGTATCGGCCGCCACCTGTGAAGAGAGAAGTGAACCGCTGCTCCGGTTGCCGCATGAAGGTAGGCCTGACCGGGTTTAGATGCCGTTGTGGCGAACTTTTCTGCGCCAATCATAGATACTCCGATCGCCACGACTGCAGCTACGATTACAAAGCCAGCGGAAGAGAGGCGATCGCGAGGGAGAATCCGGTTGTGAAAGCCCCGAAAATTGTGAAGAT